Part of the Atribacteraceae bacterium genome, TGTTCGAACGCTTCGGGGCGGACACTTTTTTCGAACCGGGCCAAGAGGTGGACATCGAAACCATTCAGGACACGGTTGAAGAAGTCTTGATTGAGAACGGTTTCTCCAAGGTAGCCAAGGCTTATATTCTCTATCGCCGGAAAAGGCAGGAAACCCGGGAAGCCCTCAAGGCCGCGGTAGACGTAGAAAAAATTGTCCAAGACTACCTCATGCAGGCCGATTGGCGAACCCAGGAAAACTCGAACACCACCTACTCCTATCCGGGGCTCGTCCTTCACACCGCCGGTTCGGTGATGGCTCATTACACCCTGAATCGGATCTATCCCGACGAAGTGCGGGACGCCCACGTCAACGCCGACCTTCATATCCATGATCTCTCTTACGGGATTACCGCCTACTGTGCCGGCTGGTCAATCGAGGAGTTGATCCGGGAGGGATTTGGCGGCGTCAAGGACAAGGTCGCCGCCGGGCCGGCCAAACACCTTTCCGCGCTCACCGGTCAGATGGTCAATTTCCTGGGGACCATGCAGATGGAGTTCGCCGGTGCTCAGGCATTCAACTCGGTGGATACCTATTTGGCTCCCTTCATCCGCTTCGACCGCCTGAACTACCGGATGGTGAAGCAACTCATCCAGCAGATGGTTTTTGCCATGAACGTTCCTTCCCGTTGGGGTAGCCAGGCCCCCTTCATTAATTTTTCCTTCGACTGGATCGTACCGGAAGACCTTCGGAACCGTCCGGTGATCATCGGGGGCCAAGAGCGCCCCGATCTTGGAACGTACGGCGATTACCAGGGGGAAATGGACATGATCAACCGCTCCTTCATTGAAGTCATGCTCGAAGGAGACTTCGCCGGTCGGGTATTTTCCTTTCCCATTCCCACCTATAACATCACCCGCGATTTTCCATGGGAATCAGAAAACGCTTTGCTTTTGTGGAGGCTGACGTCCAAGTACGGCGTGCCCTACTTTCAAAACTTTATTTCGAGCACCATACGCCCCGGAGACGTCCGTTCCATGTGTTGCCGGTTGCAACTCGACTTGCGCACTCTACGTAATCGCGGAGGAGGTCTTTTTGGGTCAGCGGACAAGACCGGTTCCATCGGTGTCGTCACTGTGAATCTCCCCCGTATCGCCTATTTAAGTAAAAGCGAGGAGGCTTTCTTTTCTCGTCTCGCCCGGATGATGACCATCGCTAAAACGGCCCTCGAGATCAAGCGTAAGGTGGTGGAACGGAATATGAAAAACGGACTTCTCCCATACACCAAACGCTACCTGGGAACCTTTCGCAATCATTTTTCCACTATTGGCCTGGTGGGAATGAACGAAGCTTGTGAGAACTTCTTGGGTGTTTCCATCGCCGATAAAGAGGGTAAAGCATTCGCGATGCGGGTCCTGGCTTTTATGCGGCACCACCTCACCAATTTCCAGGAAGAAACCGGCAACCTTTACAATCTCGAAGCCACTCCCGCGGAGGGAGCCAGTTATCGGCTGGCCAAGCACGATCGAAACCGTTACCCGGACATCATCACCTCGGGGGGCGAGGCGCCCTTCTACACGAACAGTTCCTGCCTCCCGGTCAACTATACCGACGATCCTTTCGAGGCCCTGGAACACCAGAACGAACTTCAAACGCTCTACACCGGAGGAACGGTTTTCCACGCCTTCCTGCCGGAAACTCCTCATCCTATCTCGGCAAGTCTTTTTATCCGGAGGGCCTTTGAACGGTACTCTATCCCCTATCTCACCATCACCCCAACCTTTTCCATCTGTCCTAATCATGGGTATCTCCCGGGAAAAATCAAAGCGTGTCCGGATTGCGAAACCGAAACCGAAGTCTATTCCCGGGTCGTCGGCTACTACCGGCCGATCAATCGCTGGAACCGGGGAAAACAGGCGGAATTCCAAGCCCGGAAGGAATATGTCCTCCAGGCGACAACCGAGAATACCACAAGGTCGGTGAGATGAGAAAGAGCAAATACGGGAGGAACCCGCCGGTGGCGAAGGGAATCCAAGGCAAGGTGGCAACAGCAGGAGGAGACGGCATCGTTTTCGGCCCCTGCCTGCGGGGCGGTGACAGGCTTATGGCCGGGGGGTGTTCAGTGAGGAAGCGATAATTCCAGGCAGTGAGGAAGAGGCCAGCCCTTGGTTGCCGATCACTGGTCACTAAAATCACTAAACTTACAAGGAGCAATCATGTTTTACGGATGGCAAAAAGTCAGTTTGATCGAGTATCCGGGACATATCGCCACGGTGCTCTTCACTGGAGGGTGCAATTTTCGTTGTCCCTATTGTCACAACCCGTCGTTTGCCTTCCTCAGCCCTGGGCTCCCCCCTCTTCCGGAAAAAACGATCCTAACTTTTCTCGCCGCCCGGCATACCATGGTCGATGCGGTCGTGTTGACCGGAGGGGAGCCCTTGCTCCACGCCGCCCATCTAAAAAATTTTCTGGAACGAGTCAAGGCTCTGGGATTTCTCGTCAAAATGGACACCAACGGAAGTTTTCCGGATGAATTTTCCCGGCTCAATCGGTCTAATTTGATCGACCGGTGGGGAATCGATTTCAAAATCCCCTTCGAACGATATGCCGCACTGACCACGATTGAAGCCGGAACCGCCGTTCGGCAAACTCTCGGGGAAGCTCTCCAAACCCCCGACCGGCTGGAAATACGAACCACCCTTTACCCTCCCTCGATCGACCGGGAAACCCTACTAGAGATGTCTGATGAACTCAGCTTGGCCACCCACTGGTTCTGGCAAAATTTTCGAAATGAAACTACCCTCGCTCCCGTAGCCCGAACAGTCATTCCCTATTCAAGGGAAACCATTCTGACCTGGCAGCGGGAAATCGATCGTAAGATGGGTAGAGAATTCGTCGTCGTTCGTTGAATGAAAAGAACAACCAGTACACATGTTTGGGTATAATAAGGAAATACCCGAAGATAAAATTGGTTTCTTCAGAAAGATAAAGGCCGGTATCTGTTGACCATCAAAGATAATTTTCAAAAAATTTTAAGAGCCTTGGTTCCGGCTACCCAAAATCTTTATGGTGAACGATTGACCGCGCTGGTCGTCTTTGGGTCAGTGGGGAGAAACACCCCCCGCCCGGACTCAGACATAGACCTTTTGTTTGTCGTCAAAGACCTTCCTTCGGGACGACTCCGAAGAATGGATGAGTTTACCCAACTGGAAAGGAGTCTTGGCCCTTTGTTGGAGGAATTGAAAAAACAGGGGATTGAAACAACCCTGTCACCGGTGATAAAAACCCCGGATGAAATCAGGAAGGGCAGCCCCTTATTCATGGACATGATGGAAGACGGGGTGATTCTGTTCGAAAAGGACTCCTTTTTCAGTGATTACCTTCGTGATTTTTCGACCAGGCTTCATAATCTCGGTGCCCGGCGCCTTCGCCGCGGAGAAAGCTGGTACTGGCTATTGGACCAAAATCATTCAATTGATGAGGTCATAATACAATGAACCTCCCTTCCCTGGCCCAGAGCTACCTGGAAAAATCCCAGAAACGGCTGCGGGTGCTCCCCGTCCTCATGGAAGAGGATGCCTTCTCCGACGTGGTCCGGGAAGCTCAGGAAATCGTCGAACTGGCCCTCAAAGGGATCTTGCGGACCATGGGGATCGATCCCCCCAAGCAGCATGATGTAGGATACCTGTTGCTGGAATATAAGGAACGATTACCGGAACAAGTCCGACCAGAGGCGGAAAAGCTCGCGGCGATTTCCAAGTGGCTTCGGAAAGAAAGGGAATTTTCCTTTTGCGGGGATATCGATTTTATCCCTACTCTTGAGTACACATCAGAAGATGGCTCGCGAGCCTCCCGGGATGCTCATTATGTGGTGAGTATCGCTGGCTTGGTGATCCCTCCGTTTATTAGATTATAAACTGCATTTACAAAGGTCAACCGGTCTTGAAACAAGCAATATTTATGCTGGAGTTCGCAATAAATCGCTTCTCCTTCTGATCACTGTTTGCCCAACACCGATCACTGTGTTTTAAAAAGGAGTCAAATTGCATGAAAAAAGATGAACGCTATTATCTTGGTCTGGACATCGGGTCGGTGAGTGTCGATCTGGTGGTCATGACCCCTCAGGGAGACATCCTAGAAAAACAGTACCACCGTCACAAGGGACATCCCATGGAATTAACGGCCCAAGTCGTATCCGCGACCCTGGATCGCTTTGGAGGACCGGCCGGTTTTGCGGGAGTCGGGGTGACCGGAAACGGCGGACGTCCGGTAGCCGAAATCCTGGCCGGTGTATTTGTCAATGAAGTGATCGCCCAGGCCACCGCAACCGCCTGGTTGCTTCCGGACGTACAAACCATCGTGGAAATCGGCGGAGAAGACTCCAAGGTCATTTTCCTGCGCCGTACTGAAAAGGGCACGACGGAAGTAGCTGATTTTGCCATGAACACTATATGCGCCGCCGGAACCGGGTCATTCCTCGACCAACAGGCCAGCCGCCTGGGTCTTTCCATAGAAGAATTTGGTCAAATGGCCCTTCGTTCCGAAAACCCGCCCCGCGTCGCGGGACGGTGCAGCGTATTCGCCAAAAGCGATATGATTCATCTTCAACAGAAAGCCACCCCCCCGGAAAACATCGTGGGAGGTCTGTGTCTGGCCCTGGCCCGCAATTTTAAAAGTACCGTGGGTTCCTCCCTCACGCTGGTTCCCCCGGTCTCTTTTCATGGCGGGGTGGCAGCCAACCCAGGTATCGAACGGGCGTTACGCCGGGTCCTCTCTATGAATGAAAAACAACTGCGTATCCCTGATACCTATGCCTGGATGGGCGCAATCGGAGCCGTATGGCATACCCGGGAAAATGGTTTTCCCCAACCCCGTTTCGACCGACTGGCCGAGGTAAAATCCTACCGGGACAAGCGAAGCCGGAAAAGCCTGCCACCCTTGCGCATCGAACGCTCCACCATCATGGAGTCGCGCGTTGTGTCCCCCGCCAGAGAAAGAACAAGCCGGATCCCAGGTTATCTCGGAGTTGACGTGGGATCCATCTCCACTAACGTCGTAGTCATGGATTCGGAAAGAAATGTTCTGGCCAAGCGGTACTTGATGACCGCCGGGCGACCGATCGAAGCGGTTCGGCGGGGCCTGCAAGAGGTGGGCGAGGAAATAGGAGACCGGGTGGATATCCAAGGTGTGTGCACCACAGGTTCCGGACGCTATCTCATCGGAGATTTCATCGGAGCGGATGTGGTTCGCAACGAAATCACCGCCCAGGCCCGGGGAGCGCTGGCCGTCGACCCAAATGTAGATACCATCTTTGAAATCGGAGGACAGGATTCCAAGTTTATCAGAATAGAAAACGGTAATGTCACCGACTTTGAAATGAACAAGGTCTGTGCCGCCGGAACCGGGTCATTCCTCGAGGAACAGGCCGAAAAACTCAATGTATCGATAAAAGAGGAATTCGCCCGCCTGGCTTTGGCTTCCCAGGACCCCATCGACCTGGGAGAGCGCTGCACGGTATTCATGGAAACGGAACTCCAGAAGAACCAGCAGCGGGGAGCCCGGGTAGAGGACCTCCTGGCTGGATTGGCCTACTCCATCGTCTACAATTACCTGAACCGGGTGGTCACTCGAAAACCGATAGGAAACCGGATTTTCTTCCAGGGGGGTACCGCTTTCAATCATGCCTTGGTGGCGGCCTTTGAGCAGGTGACGAAAAAACCGATCACCGTTCCTTCCCATCACGAGGTGACCGGAGCCCTGGGATGTGCCATCATCGCCCAGGAATGGGACCAGGGGCAAGGAAGCCGCTTCAAGGGATTCGACCTGAATAAACTGGAGTACCACCTGAGTGTCTTCGAATGCCAGGACTGCTCCAACCGCTGTGAAATCAACCAGGTGATCGTGGAAGGCGCGGAGCCTCTCAGTTATGGAAGCCGATGTGAAAAGTTCGATGTCAAGCAAAAGTCTTCCGCTCCCGCCGTTCGTTTACCGGATCTTTTCCGGGAACGGGAACAGATGCTCATGAGTTGCACTGGGGTTGAGGCAAAGCTCCCCGCAGGAGCCCCCCGGATAGGGATTCCCCGGGCCGGCCTGTTTTACGATCTCTTTCCTTTCTGGTACACCCTTCTGACCCGCCTGGGTGCCCAGGTGGTCATATCCGATAAAACCTCAAAACCTATCATTCACCGTGGAGTGGAAGCCAGCGTGGCCGAGACCTGTTTTCCCGTTAAGGTCTATTTGGGCCACGTCCTGAACCTCCTGGAGAAAAAGGTCGACTATCTCTGGATTCCCAGTATCATCAATATGCCCTCCTCGGACCAACGCATGAATGACAGCTTCGTCTGCCCGTACATGCAAAGTCTGGCCTATACAACGCCTTCGGCAGTGGATTTTTCCAAACATGACGTGGAGATCCTGCGCCCGGTATTATATCTGGCCGAAAATTCCCGGCAGTGGGTCGCTGCCTTGCTCCCCCTGGCCAAAAAATTGGGAAAAAGCCCCTCGGAACTCGTCCAGGCTTTGGAAGAAGGTTTTTCAGCGTTGCGTACTTTCCAGGACGAGTGCAGCGCCCGAGGTAAAGAAATTTTAGAGAACCTCAGCGACGACGCCCCGGCCATCGTAGTGGCTGGCCGCTCCTATAACACCTGTGACCCGGGATCGAACCTGGAACTCACCCGTAAACTCCGGGCCATGGGGGTCCTGGCCATTCCCATGGATTACCTCCCTCTGGAAACAGTCACCCTTCCGAGAGACTGGTTCAACATGTACTGGCTTTACGGGCAAAAAATCCTTTCCGCCGCCGAGCTCATCGCTGAAGACCGGCGCTTGAACACTCTGTGCCTGACCAACTTCGGGTGCGGACCCGATTCGTTCATCACCCGGTTCTTTTCCGAACGATTGGGGACCAAGCCGATGCTGACCATCGAAGTGGATGAACACAGTGCCGATGCCGGAGTGATTACCCGGTGCGAGGCTTACCTGGATAGCCTGGAAGCCAACCGGGAAATTACCCACCGGGAGGGCCGGCGGTTCCGTCCGCTTTCCATCGAACGGGCTTCCGCCCGGACGATCCTCATTCCCAATATGAGCCCCCAGGCTTACGGCATGGCCGCCGCCTTCCAGGCCTGTGGAATGAACGCCCAGATCCTGCCCGAACCGGATGAAGATACCCTCTACTGGGGACGAAAATACACCTCGGGCAAGGAATGTTTTCCCTGCATCGTGACCACGGGAGACATGATCAAATATACCCAGCGGCCCGATTTCGACCGGGATGCAGTAGCTTTTTTCATGGGCGGTTCCGGAGGCCCCTGCCGATTCGGTCAATACAATACGTTGCAACGCATGGTTCTTGATGATTTGGGTTACGAAGATGTTCCGATCTTCGCTCCCAACCAGGCCTCCAGCTTTTACAACGACCTGGGGATCGTCGGCCGGAAATTCCTGCGCCTGGGTTGGATGGGCATAGTCGCGGTGGATATCCTGGAAAAAGCTCTGTTCCAAACCCGCCCCTATGAAATGGAGAAGGGCCAAACCGAGCAAATCTTTTGGGAATCGGTAGATGACGTCTGTCGGGCCATTCGGGAAAAGGGTAGCCTCCCGCCGCTGTTTTCGGCCATGAAGCGTTCCCGGGAACGCTTCGCCTCGCTGGCGATTGATCGAACCAACCGCCGGCCGGTCATCGGGCTGGTCGGAGAATTTTAT contains:
- a CDS encoding ribonucleoside triphosphate reductase; protein product: MKNYSEIMAPRQVRKRDGRSVPFDRLRIERAIYKAFQAVGETSETVPDELSRLATIRLFERFGADTFFEPGQEVDIETIQDTVEEVLIENGFSKVAKAYILYRRKRQETREALKAAVDVEKIVQDYLMQADWRTQENSNTTYSYPGLVLHTAGSVMAHYTLNRIYPDEVRDAHVNADLHIHDLSYGITAYCAGWSIEELIREGFGGVKDKVAAGPAKHLSALTGQMVNFLGTMQMEFAGAQAFNSVDTYLAPFIRFDRLNYRMVKQLIQQMVFAMNVPSRWGSQAPFINFSFDWIVPEDLRNRPVIIGGQERPDLGTYGDYQGEMDMINRSFIEVMLEGDFAGRVFSFPIPTYNITRDFPWESENALLLWRLTSKYGVPYFQNFISSTIRPGDVRSMCCRLQLDLRTLRNRGGGLFGSADKTGSIGVVTVNLPRIAYLSKSEEAFFSRLARMMTIAKTALEIKRKVVERNMKNGLLPYTKRYLGTFRNHFSTIGLVGMNEACENFLGVSIADKEGKAFAMRVLAFMRHHLTNFQEETGNLYNLEATPAEGASYRLAKHDRNRYPDIITSGGEAPFYTNSSCLPVNYTDDPFEALEHQNELQTLYTGGTVFHAFLPETPHPISASLFIRRAFERYSIPYLTITPTFSICPNHGYLPGKIKACPDCETETEVYSRVVGYYRPINRWNRGKQAEFQARKEYVLQATTENTTRSVR
- a CDS encoding anaerobic ribonucleoside-triphosphate reductase activating protein is translated as MFYGWQKVSLIEYPGHIATVLFTGGCNFRCPYCHNPSFAFLSPGLPPLPEKTILTFLAARHTMVDAVVLTGGEPLLHAAHLKNFLERVKALGFLVKMDTNGSFPDEFSRLNRSNLIDRWGIDFKIPFERYAALTTIEAGTAVRQTLGEALQTPDRLEIRTTLYPPSIDRETLLEMSDELSLATHWFWQNFRNETTLAPVARTVIPYSRETILTWQREIDRKMGREFVVVR
- a CDS encoding nucleotidyltransferase domain-containing protein, whose protein sequence is MTIKDNFQKILRALVPATQNLYGERLTALVVFGSVGRNTPRPDSDIDLLFVVKDLPSGRLRRMDEFTQLERSLGPLLEELKKQGIETTLSPVIKTPDEIRKGSPLFMDMMEDGVILFEKDSFFSDYLRDFSTRLHNLGARRLRRGESWYWLLDQNHSIDEVIIQ
- a CDS encoding HEPN domain-containing protein, translating into MNLPSLAQSYLEKSQKRLRVLPVLMEEDAFSDVVREAQEIVELALKGILRTMGIDPPKQHDVGYLLLEYKERLPEQVRPEAEKLAAISKWLRKEREFSFCGDIDFIPTLEYTSEDGSRASRDAHYVVSIAGLVIPPFIRL
- a CDS encoding acyl-CoA dehydratase activase; this translates as MKKDERYYLGLDIGSVSVDLVVMTPQGDILEKQYHRHKGHPMELTAQVVSATLDRFGGPAGFAGVGVTGNGGRPVAEILAGVFVNEVIAQATATAWLLPDVQTIVEIGGEDSKVIFLRRTEKGTTEVADFAMNTICAAGTGSFLDQQASRLGLSIEEFGQMALRSENPPRVAGRCSVFAKSDMIHLQQKATPPENIVGGLCLALARNFKSTVGSSLTLVPPVSFHGGVAANPGIERALRRVLSMNEKQLRIPDTYAWMGAIGAVWHTRENGFPQPRFDRLAEVKSYRDKRSRKSLPPLRIERSTIMESRVVSPARERTSRIPGYLGVDVGSISTNVVVMDSERNVLAKRYLMTAGRPIEAVRRGLQEVGEEIGDRVDIQGVCTTGSGRYLIGDFIGADVVRNEITAQARGALAVDPNVDTIFEIGGQDSKFIRIENGNVTDFEMNKVCAAGTGSFLEEQAEKLNVSIKEEFARLALASQDPIDLGERCTVFMETELQKNQQRGARVEDLLAGLAYSIVYNYLNRVVTRKPIGNRIFFQGGTAFNHALVAAFEQVTKKPITVPSHHEVTGALGCAIIAQEWDQGQGSRFKGFDLNKLEYHLSVFECQDCSNRCEINQVIVEGAEPLSYGSRCEKFDVKQKSSAPAVRLPDLFREREQMLMSCTGVEAKLPAGAPRIGIPRAGLFYDLFPFWYTLLTRLGAQVVISDKTSKPIIHRGVEASVAETCFPVKVYLGHVLNLLEKKVDYLWIPSIINMPSSDQRMNDSFVCPYMQSLAYTTPSAVDFSKHDVEILRPVLYLAENSRQWVAALLPLAKKLGKSPSELVQALEEGFSALRTFQDECSARGKEILENLSDDAPAIVVAGRSYNTCDPGSNLELTRKLRAMGVLAIPMDYLPLETVTLPRDWFNMYWLYGQKILSAAELIAEDRRLNTLCLTNFGCGPDSFITRFFSERLGTKPMLTIEVDEHSADAGVITRCEAYLDSLEANREITHREGRRFRPLSIERASARTILIPNMSPQAYGMAAAFQACGMNAQILPEPDEDTLYWGRKYTSGKECFPCIVTTGDMIKYTQRPDFDRDAVAFFMGGSGGPCRFGQYNTLQRMVLDDLGYEDVPIFAPNQASSFYNDLGIVGRKFLRLGWMGIVAVDILEKALFQTRPYEMEKGQTEQIFWESVDDVCRAIREKGSLPPLFSAMKRSRERFASLAIDRTNRRPVIGLVGEFYLRSNRFSNQDLVAQIETLGGEVWSAPVYEWFLYRNFRRSMRAALSGRHLFRLKNSLMDRVMKRDEHKLITAFEDYLDNAHEPPTKQILELAAPYIHQSFEGEAIMTVGKGIDFARKGLAGIVSVMPFTCLPGTISHAVMKRVRREEGGIPFLNMVYDGLEQSTDQTRLEAFMHQAREFNHRTG